A genomic region of Anopheles coustani chromosome 3, idAnoCousDA_361_x.2, whole genome shotgun sequence contains the following coding sequences:
- the LOC131270763 gene encoding 28 kDa heat- and acid-stable phosphoprotein: protein MPRGKYVNHKGRNRNFTSPEELEAQRKKDEEDKKWRKTREAESSDDDDDDDEEENEEGNSDDSSESDDEPKGAAQAVIQIENPNRVAKKSHRKVEEVKPDAAPELTRREKEELEKQRAAAAYQKRHAEGKTAQAKADLARLAIIKQHRAEAAARREAEKKDKDAKMKADS from the exons ATGCCTCGAG GCAAGTACGTTAACCACAAGGGACGCAATCGCAACTTTACGAGCCCTGAAGAGCTAGAGGCCCAGCGCAAGAAAGACGAGGAGGACAAGAAATGGCGCAAGACCCGCGAAGCTGAATCgagcgacgacgatgacgacgacgacgaggaggagaaCGAAGAAGGTAATTCGGATGATTCCTCCGAGTCGGACGATGAGCCCAAGGGGGCGGCACAGGCGGTCATACAAATCGAAAATCCCAATCGAGTGGCGAAGAAAAGTCACCGAAAGGTCGAGGAGGTAAAACCGGACGCGGCACCTGAGCTGACGCGCCGTGAAAAGGAAGAGCTTGAAAAGCAGCGTGCCGCTGCGGCCTATCAGAAGCGACACGCGGAGGGAAAAACTGCACAAGCTAAAGCGGATCTAGCGCGTCTGGCAATCATCAAACAGCACCGGGCGGAGGCCGCCGCAAGGCGTGAGGCTGAAAAGAAAG ATAAAGATGCAAAGATGAAAGCAGATTCGTAG
- the LOC131270747 gene encoding UPF0488 protein CG14286 yields the protein MAPPKVKLHKSTGKQKYVPRPNSSGSSLQSPTGNVPNAAASDTSPATEADRQFELELYWCIQQLETSLSLPHVRENNKKIEDTTKLITTLKSANQPIIRKRQIMRTTFGDYRSKMAAEEESLAVNPDSVRFQREKAKYHFVKKSSILNGNKDFRFNFPLANGNGGESADVANHTEKQEKETETANHPTHNCKYVPTDNTFRFNFSPAIE from the exons ATGGCTCCACCGAAAGTAAAACTGCATAAATCTACTGGAAAACAGAAATATGTTCCACGACCAAACTCAAGTGGATCTTCGCTACAATCACCCACCGGGAACGTACCGAACGCTGCAGCATCCGATACTTCGCCGGCGACCGAAGCGGATCGTCAGTTCGAGCTAGAGCTCTACTGGTGTATCCAACAGCTGGAAACATCACTCAGCTTACCACACGTGCGGGAAAACAATAAGAAAA TCGAAGATACCACAAAACTTATCACCACACTGAAGAGTGCCAACCAACCGATCATTAGAAAACGGCAGATCATGAGAACCACCTTCGGGGACTATCGAAGCAAAATGGCCGCGGAAGAGGAATCGTTAGCCGTCAATCCGGACAGCGTGCGCTTTCAGAGAGAAAAAGCCAAGTACCATTTCGTTAAAAAATCATCCATTCTGAACGGGAACAAAGATTTCCGCTTTAATTTCCCACTGGCCAACGGCAATGGAGGTGAATCGGCTGATGTTGCGAACCATACGGAAAAGCAAGAGAAGGAAACGGAAACCGCAAACCATCCGACACACAACTGTAAATATGTCCCTACGGACAATACGTTTCGTTTTAACTTTTCTCCTGCTATCGAATAG